A genomic segment from Luteolibacter ambystomatis encodes:
- the murC gene encoding UDP-N-acetylmuramate--L-alanine ligase, with protein MNDLRQRLTDRSRPLNIHLIGVAGSGMSGLALLLLGMGHKVSGSDRVTSDETERMQKLGLQFSCPHTAESVHGAEIVVYSSAIRPENPARAAAHAAGIPLLRRAECLAAILHTKKGIVISGTHGKTTTSAMTAHILREARLDPCHYVGAEIPILGANARWSEEGEHMVAEGDESDGTLALYHPEHCVVLNIEAEHLDFYRDLDHIREVFATMMSQTKGRVVYCKEDPVAAEHCGAHPNGVSYGWDDADYTAVDVRELRGATAFTVIRRGEVLGGVELGIPGRHNVLNALAAIALADGCGADFTLVARALATFAGAKRRFETKYLSKHYRIVDDYGHHPSELAATLQTARSLNPGRIVVLFQPHRYTRTQALADDFGKALQAADRVFISDVYPASELPIPGISGETLVEAMKRHGDVKVTSTPNLATAHHAVGNALEDGDLLITLGAGNVHEAGTHIAKDLKTLEEMLALAPKGDMDGSLYEPMKRHTTMLVGGPAQFWLEPHTFEAFAALVNYCRDRNIAVRVVGRGSNLLVRDGGIRGAVIHPEGGLFSAVSVKDGLITAGAGVRLKKLASFAGDAGIGGFEWMEGIPGNVGGALRMNAGAMGTETFDQVVSVTFLDEDGVIRTRSRAEIVAQYRNVPELRRNFALQATFKGEPDQAERIKERWDASRAKRRVSQPVAASAGCIFKNPETTPAGKLVDELGFKGSTNGKAEVSEVHGNFIVNRGGAAAGDVLGLIETIRAEARAARGVELEPEVKILGEDEFTF; from the coding sequence ATGAACGACCTCCGCCAGCGCCTGACCGACCGCTCCCGCCCGCTGAACATCCATCTCATCGGCGTGGCGGGCTCCGGCATGAGCGGATTGGCGCTGTTGTTGCTGGGTATGGGCCACAAGGTCAGCGGCTCCGACCGGGTGACCTCGGATGAAACCGAGCGCATGCAGAAGCTCGGCCTGCAATTTTCCTGCCCGCATACCGCGGAGTCCGTCCACGGTGCGGAAATCGTGGTCTATTCCTCCGCGATCCGTCCGGAGAACCCGGCCCGCGCCGCCGCCCATGCCGCGGGCATCCCGCTGCTGCGCCGCGCCGAGTGCCTGGCCGCGATCCTCCACACCAAGAAGGGCATCGTCATTTCCGGCACCCACGGCAAGACGACCACCTCCGCGATGACCGCGCACATCCTGCGCGAAGCCCGGCTCGATCCCTGCCACTACGTCGGCGCGGAAATCCCGATCCTCGGCGCGAACGCCCGCTGGTCCGAGGAGGGCGAGCACATGGTGGCGGAAGGGGATGAGAGCGACGGCACGCTGGCGCTCTATCACCCGGAGCACTGCGTGGTGCTCAACATCGAGGCCGAGCATCTCGATTTCTACCGCGATCTGGATCACATCCGCGAGGTCTTCGCCACGATGATGTCCCAGACCAAGGGCCGCGTGGTGTATTGCAAGGAAGACCCGGTCGCCGCCGAACACTGCGGCGCGCATCCGAACGGCGTGTCCTATGGTTGGGACGATGCCGACTACACTGCCGTCGATGTCCGCGAGCTGCGCGGTGCTACGGCATTCACCGTCATTCGTCGTGGCGAGGTTCTCGGCGGCGTGGAGCTCGGCATTCCCGGTCGCCACAACGTGCTCAATGCGCTGGCAGCGATCGCGCTGGCGGATGGCTGCGGCGCGGATTTTACGCTGGTCGCCCGCGCGCTCGCCACCTTCGCCGGAGCCAAGCGTCGGTTCGAAACCAAGTATCTTTCGAAGCACTACCGGATCGTGGACGACTACGGCCACCATCCGTCCGAGCTGGCGGCGACGCTGCAAACCGCGCGTTCGCTCAATCCGGGTCGGATCGTGGTGTTGTTCCAGCCGCACCGCTACACCCGCACCCAGGCGCTGGCCGATGACTTCGGCAAGGCGCTCCAGGCTGCGGATCGCGTGTTTATTTCCGATGTCTATCCGGCCAGCGAGCTTCCCATCCCCGGCATTTCCGGCGAGACGCTGGTGGAGGCGATGAAGCGTCATGGCGATGTGAAAGTGACTTCCACGCCGAACCTTGCCACCGCTCATCACGCGGTGGGCAATGCGCTGGAGGACGGCGATCTTCTCATCACGCTTGGTGCGGGCAACGTCCACGAGGCGGGCACCCACATCGCCAAGGATCTCAAGACGCTGGAGGAAATGCTGGCGCTCGCTCCAAAGGGCGACATGGACGGCAGCCTCTACGAACCGATGAAACGCCACACCACGATGCTCGTCGGTGGCCCGGCGCAGTTCTGGCTGGAGCCTCATACCTTCGAAGCCTTCGCGGCACTCGTGAACTACTGCCGGGATCGTAATATCGCGGTGCGAGTGGTCGGCCGCGGCTCCAATCTTCTCGTCCGCGATGGCGGCATCCGCGGCGCGGTGATTCATCCGGAAGGCGGACTCTTCTCCGCGGTGAGCGTGAAGGACGGTCTGATCACCGCCGGTGCGGGCGTGCGCCTGAAGAAGCTCGCGAGCTTCGCGGGCGATGCCGGCATCGGTGGCTTCGAGTGGATGGAAGGCATCCCCGGCAATGTCGGCGGCGCGCTGCGCATGAACGCCGGTGCGATGGGCACCGAGACCTTCGACCAGGTGGTGAGCGTGACCTTCCTCGATGAGGACGGCGTGATCCGCACCCGCAGCCGCGCCGAGATCGTCGCCCAGTATCGCAACGTGCCGGAACTGCGACGCAACTTCGCGCTGCAAGCGACCTTCAAGGGTGAGCCGGATCAGGCGGAGCGCATCAAGGAACGCTGGGATGCCTCGCGCGCCAAACGCCGCGTTTCCCAACCGGTCGCCGCCAGCGCGGGCTGCATCTTCAAGAATCCCGAAACCACCCCGGCGGGCAAGCTGGTGGATGAACTCGGCTTCAAGGGTTCCACCAACGGCAAGGCGGAGGTCTCCGAGGTCCACGGCAACTTCATCGTCAACCGCGGTGGTGCCGCCGCCGGTGACGTGCTCGGCCTGATCGAAACCATCCGTGCCGAAGCCCGCGCCGCCCGTGGCGTGGAGCTCGAACCCGAAGTCAAAATCCTCGGCGAGGACGAATTCACTTTCTGA
- a CDS encoding D-alanine--D-alanine ligase — protein sequence MIDPNLLIAVLMGGPGSERDVSLASGKAVLKALQGRGFNVVGVDVTGYDMDLPEGTGLAFNVIHGTFGEDGQLQDILEAKGVPYTGAGSQSSRLAFDKNKAKALFLSHNVPTPLSEIVDVSGGSKLPQMTAPFVVKPPREGSSVGVHIVREQADAEAAMEDAAKYGNDILVEQFIEGKELTVGVFDDAALPIVHIAPRSGFYDMANKYPWLSGGAGSDYYCPADLDEATTKAVQDAALAAHRALGIEVYSRVDVLLDAQNRPFVLESNTIPGMTETSLMPKSAAAAGIPFDELCIRIAEISLKLRA from the coding sequence ATGATCGATCCCAATCTTCTCATCGCCGTCCTGATGGGCGGCCCCGGTTCCGAGCGCGACGTTTCGCTGGCGTCCGGCAAGGCCGTGCTCAAGGCGCTCCAAGGCCGCGGCTTCAATGTCGTGGGCGTGGACGTGACCGGCTACGACATGGATCTGCCGGAAGGCACCGGTCTGGCGTTCAATGTCATCCACGGCACCTTCGGTGAAGACGGCCAGCTCCAGGACATTCTGGAAGCGAAGGGCGTGCCCTACACCGGTGCGGGTTCGCAGAGCAGCCGCCTCGCCTTCGATAAGAACAAGGCCAAGGCCCTGTTCCTCTCCCACAATGTGCCGACCCCGCTTTCCGAGATCGTGGATGTGTCGGGCGGTTCGAAGCTGCCGCAGATGACCGCCCCGTTCGTGGTGAAGCCGCCACGCGAGGGATCGAGCGTGGGTGTTCACATCGTCCGTGAGCAGGCCGATGCCGAGGCCGCGATGGAAGACGCCGCCAAGTATGGCAATGACATCCTCGTGGAGCAGTTCATCGAGGGCAAGGAGCTCACCGTCGGTGTTTTCGATGACGCCGCGCTGCCGATCGTCCACATCGCGCCGCGTTCCGGCTTCTACGACATGGCGAACAAGTATCCTTGGCTCAGCGGTGGCGCGGGCAGCGATTACTACTGCCCCGCCGATCTCGACGAAGCCACGACCAAAGCCGTGCAGGACGCCGCCCTCGCCGCACACCGCGCTCTGGGGATCGAGGTGTATTCCCGCGTGGACGTGTTGCTCGATGCTCAGAACCGTCCCTTCGTGCTGGAGTCGAACACCATCCCCGGCATGACCGAAACCAGCCTCATGCCGAAATCCGCCGCCGCGGCCGGTATCCCTTTCGATGAACTCTGCATCCGTATCGCGGAGATTTCGTTGAAGCTGAGGGCCTGA
- the murG gene encoding undecaprenyldiphospho-muramoylpentapeptide beta-N-acetylglucosaminyltransferase, translating into MSKSLKVVIACGGTGGHLFPGIAVAETLKARGHDVMLLISKKSVDREASAKYGDLRFETVEAVAKPKTLSPRMIPFLWRLWKTAGTCKRLLKQYQADVVLGMGGFTSLPPVYAGHRLGLKTFVHDSNARPGRANILTSRFCTRVFLGVKEGKPFFTNRDTVVTGTPVRAEMVNLPSRAEGAAAFGLDPSRPVLLVMGGSQGAKRLNDLAAESSSKLPAGIQVLHIAGTLDFDRVKATVAGREGYVVVGFCDKMALAYAASDLILARSGASSLTEVAHAGLPSILVPFPYSADDHQIRNAEVFSNAGAAELVHERDLDAGKLANLASGILNDLQTRERMAQAARALDTPDASARICDAIEATLH; encoded by the coding sequence GTGTCCAAGTCCCTCAAGGTCGTGATCGCATGTGGTGGCACGGGTGGCCATTTGTTCCCCGGCATCGCGGTGGCGGAGACTCTGAAGGCCCGTGGTCACGATGTGATGTTGTTGATTTCCAAGAAGTCTGTGGACCGCGAGGCTTCCGCGAAATACGGCGACCTGCGCTTCGAGACGGTCGAGGCGGTGGCGAAGCCCAAGACGCTGTCGCCAAGGATGATCCCGTTCCTGTGGCGGCTGTGGAAAACCGCCGGGACCTGCAAGCGGCTGCTCAAACAGTACCAGGCGGATGTGGTGCTCGGCATGGGTGGCTTCACCTCGCTGCCGCCGGTCTATGCCGGGCATCGTTTGGGCCTGAAGACCTTCGTCCACGACTCGAACGCCCGCCCGGGCCGCGCGAACATCCTCACCAGCCGCTTCTGCACCCGGGTCTTCCTCGGCGTGAAGGAGGGGAAACCGTTTTTCACCAACCGCGATACCGTCGTCACCGGCACGCCGGTCCGGGCGGAAATGGTCAATCTTCCCAGCCGTGCCGAGGGCGCGGCGGCCTTCGGGCTCGATCCATCCCGCCCGGTTCTGCTGGTGATGGGCGGCAGCCAGGGGGCCAAGCGCCTCAATGATCTGGCGGCGGAGAGTTCCTCGAAACTGCCCGCCGGCATCCAGGTGCTGCACATCGCGGGGACTCTCGATTTCGACCGCGTGAAGGCCACCGTGGCCGGTCGCGAGGGCTATGTGGTGGTCGGTTTCTGCGACAAGATGGCCCTCGCCTACGCCGCGTCCGACCTGATCCTCGCTCGCTCCGGGGCCTCCAGCCTCACCGAGGTCGCCCATGCCGGGCTGCCTTCGATCCTGGTACCGTTCCCGTATTCCGCGGACGATCACCAGATCCGCAACGCCGAGGTGTTTTCCAATGCGGGGGCCGCCGAACTGGTCCACGAGCGCGATCTGGACGCCGGGAAATTGGCAAACCTCGCCTCCGGCATCCTCAACGACTTGCAAACCCGTGAGCGCATGGCACAAGCCGCTCGCGCGCTCGACACTCCGGACGCATCCGCCCGGATCTGCGACGCGATCGAAGCGACTCTCCACTGA
- a CDS encoding cell division protein FtsQ/DivIB, whose translation MKRRTTNSRQNSRMKRLEVRVMSPRIAWFGFLRACGKSAKLLAALALLGGLAYGGWYGVQRAFLRNPEFQLRQLSLNSNKALDEAGLVTAADLDLHANLFKLDVEQIRTRLAVRPEIASVTVERHLPSTLAVNITARTPKAWLAVSGSDPAAIRREGGLLVDADGVTYACPGLQWEDARDLPVVLVPKKDEALLVAGQTLKHPEIERCFRLLASAVAADPQAVRWIDRLEQANPWSIQMTTRNGTVATFGFDNQTRQITDFVTALDHASREGYGIATISLIPQRNIPITLREEPVPPRATPVPEPTKEEIRSDRRSKDLKSLLNRN comes from the coding sequence ATGAAGCGCCGCACCACCAATTCCCGCCAGAATTCCCGCATGAAGCGGCTGGAGGTTCGTGTGATGTCGCCGCGCATCGCGTGGTTCGGATTCCTGCGGGCCTGCGGCAAGAGCGCCAAGCTGCTGGCGGCTTTGGCTCTGTTGGGCGGGCTGGCCTACGGCGGCTGGTATGGGGTGCAGCGCGCGTTCCTTCGCAATCCGGAGTTCCAGCTCCGCCAGTTGTCCCTGAATTCCAACAAGGCTCTGGACGAAGCGGGCCTCGTGACCGCGGCGGATCTCGATCTGCACGCGAATCTTTTCAAATTGGATGTCGAGCAGATCCGTACCCGCCTCGCCGTCCGGCCGGAGATCGCCTCCGTAACGGTGGAACGCCATCTGCCATCTACTCTCGCGGTCAACATCACCGCCCGCACGCCGAAGGCTTGGCTGGCGGTCAGCGGCTCCGATCCCGCAGCCATCCGCAGGGAAGGGGGGCTGCTGGTGGATGCCGATGGCGTGACCTACGCCTGCCCGGGACTCCAGTGGGAGGATGCTCGTGATCTGCCGGTGGTACTGGTGCCCAAAAAGGACGAGGCTCTTCTGGTCGCAGGCCAGACACTCAAGCATCCGGAGATCGAACGTTGCTTCCGCCTGCTCGCCTCCGCCGTGGCTGCCGATCCGCAGGCCGTCCGTTGGATCGATCGGCTGGAGCAGGCGAATCCCTGGTCCATCCAGATGACCACCCGCAATGGCACGGTTGCGACCTTCGGCTTCGACAATCAGACCCGCCAGATCACGGACTTTGTCACCGCGCTTGATCACGCGTCACGGGAGGGTTACGGGATCGCCACGATCAGCCTGATCCCGCAGCGGAACATTCCGATCACCCTCCGCGAGGAACCCGTGCCGCCACGCGCGACTCCGGTTCCGGAGCCGACCAAGGAGGAGATTCGGAGCGACCGCCGCTCGAAAGATCTGAAATCCCTCCTCAACCGGAACTGA
- a CDS encoding beta strand repeat-containing protein codes for MTTLAFPAFIALTLSALTPSSSAASFYWDGTDTSANSNGGSGTWDTSALTWDNALNSGTSVTWGNTTADSAIFGAVSGTVTLGTAGSPGATVTLGSLIFNSGNYVIGNVAGNGTLDFGGTTGSINSSSQSASTISTINSNLSGSGSPSVTIAANGDMTATGSSSPGKLVLAGTNTGLTGGMTITSGLVSFSTAAAAGSGPITLNGGGIVFAASTGSQTLANAVSLNGTSVVRVYNGATLAISGVVSGSGTLFKTDSGTLTLSGANTYTGQAKVGAGTLSVSSFNSVNGGSPLLATSALGAPTTIANGTIVLGSGTSAATLLYTGSGETTDRIIEVATTTTGATLNTSGTAPLKITGAVTSSGIGSKTLTLQGSSVGELAGVISDSGTAGSTITTAAFSSGATTVTLASVDGVTVGSSISGTGITAGTTITAINTSTRVVTISPAASGAGTSGQTMTVGGVVNLTSITKSGTGSNATWILSGPNTYTGPTKINGGTLSATSLNSVNGGIPLLATSALGAPTSVANGTIALGITTNGGTLNYTGTGETTDRVLDMASTSGAPGVTQSGTGLLKFTSDITNSGLGSKTLTLAGSTTGTGELSGVIPTGLSGTTQMNSGISSGSTTVTLASVDGVTVGSTISGTGFSSGTLVTAINTSTRVVTFSPAASGTGNNGQVVTVSGVVNLTGISKTNSGTWTLSGANTYTGTTSIIGGMLVFAKQASLYQGNSAAWTATNIGVNSGCTLGLNVGGSGEFTASDIALFDALGTSTGGLKTGAYLGLDTTNAGGSFTYSGNLINAGVSTATGLAKLGTGTLLLTGTNTYTGGTRIDGGILSIPALSSLPTTGTVTVNSAGTLALADTYTYTQTISGSGKITVATSTGGNSTVLTGSLGSFTGTIEVSPATTGGKLQIAPGAQSAMPASSATIKVLAGGTLYLSTGLINNAAVSLYGGNTGEAFGQLRVENGFQAGAVTLKANSTLGSNNNAGTISGAIGDEGNGFGITKQGVQQLTLTGASTYSGPTTVAAGNLKANSFNSVVGGTATSSLGAPTTVANGTISLGDTTTTGQLSYGGTGETTDRVINLAGTTGGGTLDQGGTGLLKFTSALTATGVGSKTLTLQGAGTAEFAGAIGNGSGTIALTKTGNGIWTLSGANSYSGSTNSNGGFLVFANAGAIPGSSRNLNSSTNGALAFDYNTSLQTLLTTRITSGSTGGLALTANNNLSENLDFNAAGYTGYLGAKDNVTYTGTLTPNGGNVRLGNQGGGTLTLTGANVVTGSNNLSINGSVTFTQPQTYTGTTTFTTNTGTFNGGGSVIDLSKVTFGAGGTFTNLNFTGSGTLTKSNSNTLTLDSANSYTGGTTLSLGLLILSNNAALGTGAVTLATTGSNVARIQLVNGISISNTLNLGANTGITGRGDLEINNTNSTATWSGPINITANPTNGGHFYTDATSTLTVSGPITSTVPVSFRAGNFIIPSASTSSYTSIFISGALKIGSNDSLVTTADVTLGNSAATTLDLAGFNQTVNTVVKSTNAATITNTAATPAVLTINNASASTYAGVIANGTGGVSLVKNGAGDLTLGGTNTYTGDTTVSAGTLILGASTLADSSTVRIASGAKLTITTASDTVTQLFLDGVQVAAGTYGATGSGATTIDNTHFSGMGKLTVLSSNANYTAWAFAKNLTTTSLTTSSNPDNDALNNVGEFAFDGTPTNATSDGRIVTRVATVNGVSALTITLPVRNGAVFSGTTEQVSGTVDGILYRIQGGSDLSAWTGVVAEVPPADRAAVQAGIATPGSGWTNRSFYLSGTGTTGFLRAKVQEAP; via the coding sequence ATGACTACCCTTGCGTTCCCCGCCTTCATCGCGCTGACCCTGAGCGCGCTGACCCCCTCCTCCTCCGCAGCGTCGTTCTACTGGGACGGCACCGACACCAGTGCGAACTCCAACGGTGGCTCCGGCACCTGGGACACCTCCGCCCTGACCTGGGACAATGCCCTCAACAGCGGCACAAGCGTCACCTGGGGCAATACCACGGCGGACTCCGCCATCTTTGGCGCGGTTTCCGGGACGGTCACTTTGGGCACAGCCGGATCGCCGGGTGCCACCGTCACCCTCGGCAGCCTGATCTTCAACAGCGGCAACTACGTGATCGGCAATGTCGCGGGCAACGGCACGCTCGATTTCGGTGGAACAACGGGCTCGATCAACAGCTCGTCCCAATCCGCGTCCACCATCAGCACGATCAACAGCAACCTTTCAGGCTCCGGCTCTCCAAGCGTGACCATCGCCGCGAACGGGGACATGACCGCAACGGGGAGCAGTTCGCCCGGCAAGCTCGTGCTCGCCGGCACCAACACCGGCCTGACCGGTGGCATGACCATCACCTCCGGTCTCGTCTCCTTCAGCACCGCAGCGGCAGCGGGCAGCGGCCCGATCACGCTGAATGGCGGTGGCATCGTCTTCGCCGCCTCAACCGGCAGCCAGACCCTCGCCAACGCGGTCTCCTTGAACGGCACCAGCGTCGTGCGGGTCTACAATGGCGCCACCCTTGCGATCAGCGGCGTGGTCAGCGGCAGCGGCACTTTGTTCAAGACGGACTCGGGCACCCTCACCCTCAGCGGTGCAAACACCTACACCGGCCAGGCCAAGGTCGGCGCTGGAACGCTCAGCGTCTCCTCTTTCAACAGCGTGAATGGCGGATCACCCCTGCTGGCGACCAGCGCCCTCGGCGCGCCGACGACCATCGCGAACGGAACGATCGTCCTGGGCAGCGGCACCAGCGCCGCCACGCTGCTATACACCGGCAGCGGGGAAACCACCGACCGCATCATCGAGGTCGCAACCACCACGACCGGAGCGACCCTCAATACGAGCGGCACCGCGCCACTGAAAATCACCGGAGCCGTAACCTCATCCGGCATCGGCAGCAAGACCCTCACCCTGCAGGGATCCAGTGTCGGCGAATTGGCCGGGGTGATCAGTGACAGCGGCACGGCGGGCAGCACCATCACCACCGCCGCATTCTCCAGCGGCGCGACCACCGTGACGCTGGCATCCGTCGATGGCGTGACCGTGGGCAGTTCGATTTCCGGCACGGGCATCACCGCAGGCACCACGATCACGGCGATCAACACCAGCACCCGCGTGGTGACGATCAGCCCGGCGGCCTCCGGTGCGGGGACCAGCGGGCAGACGATGACGGTGGGCGGGGTGGTGAATCTCACCTCGATCACCAAGAGCGGCACCGGCAGCAACGCCACATGGATCCTCTCCGGCCCGAACACCTACACCGGCCCGACGAAGATCAACGGCGGCACTCTCTCCGCCACCTCCTTGAACAGTGTGAACGGAGGCATTCCCCTGCTCGCCACCAGCGCGCTGGGCGCCCCCACCTCCGTGGCAAACGGCACCATCGCCCTGGGGATCACCACCAACGGTGGCACGCTCAACTACACCGGCACCGGAGAAACCACCGACCGTGTGCTGGATATGGCCTCCACCTCCGGCGCTCCTGGCGTGACCCAGTCCGGCACCGGGCTGTTGAAATTCACCTCCGACATCACCAACAGCGGATTGGGGAGCAAGACCCTAACACTGGCAGGCTCCACCACCGGCACCGGCGAGCTCAGCGGCGTCATCCCGACCGGCCTCTCCGGCACCACCCAGATGAACAGCGGGATCTCCAGCGGCAGCACGACCGTCACCCTGGCCTCCGTGGATGGCGTGACGGTGGGCAGCACGATCTCCGGTACCGGCTTCTCCTCGGGCACCCTGGTCACCGCGATCAATACCAGCACCCGCGTGGTGACCTTCAGCCCGGCTGCATCCGGCACCGGCAACAACGGCCAGGTCGTGACGGTGTCCGGCGTGGTAAACCTCACCGGGATCTCGAAAACCAACAGCGGCACCTGGACCCTCTCCGGTGCGAACACTTACACCGGCACCACCTCCATCATCGGCGGCATGCTGGTCTTCGCGAAACAGGCCTCGCTCTATCAAGGCAACTCCGCCGCCTGGACCGCCACCAACATCGGGGTGAACTCCGGATGTACTTTGGGCCTCAATGTCGGCGGCAGCGGAGAATTCACCGCCTCTGACATCGCCCTCTTCGATGCCCTCGGCACCTCCACGGGCGGCTTGAAAACCGGAGCCTATCTCGGCCTGGACACCACCAACGCCGGCGGCTCGTTCACCTATTCCGGAAACCTTATCAATGCCGGAGTCTCCACCGCCACCGGTCTCGCAAAGCTCGGCACCGGCACGCTGCTGCTCACCGGCACGAACACCTACACCGGCGGGACCCGCATCGATGGTGGCATCTTGTCCATCCCCGCCCTCTCCTCGCTACCCACCACGGGAACCGTCACGGTGAACAGCGCGGGCACCCTGGCACTCGCGGATACCTACACGTATACCCAGACCATCTCCGGCAGCGGCAAGATCACCGTGGCCACCTCCACCGGCGGCAACAGCACCGTGCTCACGGGTTCGCTTGGCAGTTTCACCGGCACCATCGAGGTCTCCCCAGCCACTACCGGCGGGAAGTTGCAGATCGCCCCCGGAGCCCAGAGCGCGATGCCTGCATCCTCCGCCACCATCAAGGTGCTCGCAGGTGGCACGCTTTATCTGAGCACGGGGCTCATCAACAACGCAGCGGTGTCCCTGTATGGGGGCAACACCGGCGAAGCCTTCGGACAGCTCCGGGTGGAAAACGGATTCCAAGCCGGCGCGGTCACCCTGAAGGCCAACTCCACCCTCGGTTCCAACAACAACGCCGGCACGATCAGCGGCGCAATCGGAGATGAAGGCAATGGCTTCGGCATCACCAAGCAAGGCGTCCAGCAACTTACCCTCACCGGGGCGAGCACCTACAGCGGCCCCACCACCGTGGCAGCGGGCAACCTGAAGGCGAATTCGTTCAACAGCGTGGTCGGCGGCACCGCCACCAGCAGCCTCGGCGCTCCCACCACGGTGGCGAACGGCACGATTTCGCTGGGAGACACCACCACCACCGGCCAGTTGAGCTACGGCGGCACCGGCGAAACCACCGACCGCGTGATCAATCTCGCAGGCACCACCGGCGGTGGCACGCTGGATCAAGGTGGTACCGGTCTGTTGAAATTCACCAGTGCCCTCACGGCAACCGGAGTCGGCTCGAAAACCCTCACACTCCAAGGTGCCGGCACCGCTGAATTCGCAGGAGCCATCGGAAATGGCAGCGGCACCATCGCGCTCACCAAAACCGGCAACGGTATCTGGACGCTCTCCGGGGCGAACAGCTACAGCGGTTCCACGAACTCGAACGGAGGCTTTCTGGTGTTTGCGAACGCCGGAGCCATTCCCGGATCGAGCCGGAACCTCAACAGCTCCACCAACGGTGCGCTCGCCTTCGACTACAACACCTCGCTCCAGACCCTTCTCACCACCCGCATCACCTCCGGCTCCACCGGTGGCCTGGCCCTGACCGCGAACAACAACCTGTCGGAAAACCTCGACTTCAATGCCGCCGGTTATACCGGCTATCTCGGCGCGAAGGACAACGTCACCTACACCGGCACGCTCACTCCCAACGGTGGCAACGTGCGGCTCGGCAACCAGGGCGGCGGCACGCTCACGCTCACCGGTGCCAACGTCGTCACCGGATCGAACAACCTTTCGATCAACGGCAGCGTGACTTTCACCCAACCGCAGACCTACACCGGCACCACCACCTTCACGACGAACACCGGCACCTTCAATGGCGGCGGCTCGGTGATCGACCTCAGCAAGGTGACCTTCGGTGCCGGCGGCACTTTCACGAACCTCAACTTCACCGGCAGCGGCACGCTCACCAAGTCGAACTCCAACACACTGACACTCGACAGCGCGAACAGCTACACCGGCGGCACGACGCTCTCACTGGGCCTGCTGATCCTTTCGAACAATGCCGCCCTCGGCACTGGCGCGGTGACGCTCGCCACCACGGGCTCGAACGTGGCCCGCATCCAGCTCGTCAACGGCATCAGCATCAGCAATACGCTCAATCTCGGAGCGAACACCGGCATCACCGGCCGCGGTGATCTGGAGATCAACAACACCAACTCCACCGCCACTTGGTCCGGCCCGATCAACATCACCGCGAATCCGACGAATGGCGGCCACTTCTACACCGACGCCACCTCCACACTCACCGTGTCCGGTCCGATCACCAGCACCGTGCCGGTCAGCTTCCGCGCGGGCAACTTCATCATCCCCTCCGCCTCCACCAGCAGCTACACCTCCATCTTCATCTCCGGGGCGCTGAAGATCGGCAGCAATGATTCGCTCGTGACCACCGCGGATGTCACGCTGGGCAACTCCGCCGCCACCACGCTGGATTTGGCGGGCTTCAACCAGACGGTGAACACGGTGGTGAAGAGTACGAACGCCGCCACCATCACCAACACCGCCGCAACACCTGCGGTGCTGACCATCAACAATGCCAGCGCCAGCACCTACGCGGGCGTCATCGCAAATGGCACCGGTGGTGTTTCGCTGGTGAAGAACGGCGCGGGTGATCTCACCCTGGGCGGCACGAATACCTACACCGGTGACACCACCGTCAGCGCGGGCACTCTGATTCTCGGCGCTTCCACCTTGGCTGACAGCTCCACGGTGAGGATCGCCAGCGGCGCGAAGCTCACCATCACCACCGCCTCGGACACGGTGACCCAGTTGTTCCTCGATGGCGTGCAGGTTGCGGCAGGCACCTACGGTGCGACCGGCTCCGGAGCGACAACCATCGACAACACCCATTTCTCCGGCATGGGAAAACTCACCGTCCTTAGCAGCAACGCCAACTATACCGCCTGGGCCTTTGCCAAGAACCTGACCACCACGAGCCTGACCACCTCCTCCAACCCGGACAATGACGCGCTGAACAATGTCGGCGAGTTCGCCTTCGATGGCACGCCGACCAACGCCACCTCCGATGGGCGGATCGTGACCAGGGTCGCTACCGTGAATGGCGTTTCCGCTCTCACGATCACCCTGCCGGTCCGCAATGGCGCGGTCTTCTCCGGCACCACCGAGCAGGTTTCCGGAACCGTGGATGGAATCCTCTACCGCATCCAGGGCGGCTCCGACCTCAGTGCGTGGACAGGCGTGGTGGCGGAAGTTCCTCCCGCGGATCGCGCGGCTGTGCAGGCCGGCATCGCAACACCGGGATCCGGCTGGACCAACCGCTCGTTCTACCTCTCCGGGACTGGCACGACCGGATTCCTCCGCGCCAAGGTCCAGGAGGCGCCATAA